A window of Flavobacterium flavigenum contains these coding sequences:
- a CDS encoding inositol oxygenase: protein MKKHIDTDNPLHNLDEWEDDLLLRYPDPSEPVKEKEEFRNYVDSERVETVREFYRINHTYQTYDFVCSKEQEFLQFNKKQMSIWEAVDFLNTLVDDSDPDIDLDQTQHLLQTSEAIRADGHPDWFVLTGFIHDLGKILCLFGEPQWAVVGDTFPVGCAYSDKIVYSEFFKDNPDYTDERFNTKFGVYTENCGLDNVKMSWGHDEYLYQIMKDYLPEPALYMIRYHSFYSQHKENAYAHLMNEKDIEMFDWVRKFNPYDLYTKAPVKPDVKALLPYYKELVAKYLPEKLNF from the coding sequence ATGAAAAAGCATATAGACACAGATAATCCGTTGCATAATTTAGATGAATGGGAAGATGATTTGCTATTACGCTATCCGGATCCATCTGAACCTGTAAAAGAAAAAGAGGAGTTTAGAAATTATGTAGATTCTGAAAGAGTAGAAACGGTTAGGGAATTTTACAGAATAAATCATACGTATCAGACTTACGATTTTGTTTGCAGCAAAGAGCAGGAATTTTTGCAGTTCAATAAAAAACAAATGTCAATTTGGGAAGCAGTAGATTTTTTGAATACACTTGTTGACGATAGCGACCCGGATATTGATTTGGATCAGACACAGCATCTATTGCAGACTTCTGAGGCAATCAGGGCAGATGGTCATCCGGACTGGTTTGTACTTACCGGATTTATACATGATTTGGGTAAAATATTATGTTTATTCGGAGAACCACAATGGGCAGTAGTAGGAGATACTTTTCCTGTAGGCTGTGCCTATTCAGATAAAATTGTTTATTCTGAGTTTTTCAAAGACAATCCTGATTATACAGATGAAAGGTTCAATACTAAATTTGGTGTTTACACCGAAAATTGCGGACTGGATAATGTAAAAATGAGCTGGGGACATGATGAATATTTGTACCAGATCATGAAAGATTATTTACCTGAGCCTGCTTTATATATGATTCGCTACCATTCATTTTATTCGCAGCATAAAGAAAATGCTTATGCACATTTGATGAATGAAAAAGATATCGAAATGTTTGACTGGGTAAGAAAATTTAATCCATACGATTTATATACAAAAGCGCCTGTTAAACCGGACGTAAAAGCATTATTGCCATACTACAAAGAATTAGTAGCTAAATATTTGCCGGAAAAACTGAATTTTTAA
- a CDS encoding sodium/sugar symporter, giving the protein MNTLQSADYIVFLIYFVIVTSYGMYIYRSKKNATTSSNDYFLAEGSLTWWAIGASLIASNISAEHFIGMSGSGFAIGLAIASYEWMSAATLIVVAMFILPVYLKNKIFTMPQFLAKRYNGTVSTIMAIIWLLIYVFVNLTSIIYLGALAISSIAPVSFQFCVIALSLFSIIVTLGGMKVIGYTDMFQVIVLILGGLVTTYLALTLLSEQFGFGKDILKGLSIIADEAPGHLHMILDKSNPHYTELPGMSVLVGGMLINNLAYWGCNQYIVQRALGADLKTARKGILFAAFLKLLVPIIAVLPGIAMYVMHQNGMFQHEMVDAAGVLKPDHAYPTLMNLLPAGLKGVALAALTAAIVASLAGKANSISTIFSLDIYKKYFNREASEKKLVLTGRGCVVICMIIAAVVAPQLKSLDQAYQFIQEYVGFFSPGVLAIFLLGMFWKKTTPAAGLAGALFTVPIAAVLKFLPMWTNGAFPAYPFLDRMTISFFAIVLLMVTISLMKPSSEEQLKSHNIEVDTAMFKVSSEFIIGSFIISGILVALYTVFW; this is encoded by the coding sequence ATGAATACTTTACAAAGTGCAGACTATATTGTTTTTCTTATCTATTTTGTAATTGTCACTTCTTACGGGATGTACATTTACAGGAGCAAGAAAAATGCGACGACCAGTTCCAATGATTATTTTCTGGCTGAAGGCTCACTTACCTGGTGGGCTATTGGAGCTTCATTAATTGCCTCTAATATTTCGGCTGAACATTTTATAGGAATGAGTGGTTCTGGTTTTGCCATCGGACTGGCGATTGCTTCTTACGAATGGATGTCGGCTGCAACGTTGATTGTGGTTGCCATGTTTATTTTACCGGTTTATCTTAAAAACAAAATATTTACGATGCCGCAGTTTTTGGCAAAAAGATACAACGGGACAGTGAGTACCATTATGGCTATAATCTGGCTGTTGATATATGTATTCGTAAACCTGACTTCTATAATTTACTTAGGCGCTTTAGCCATTTCATCTATAGCACCTGTAAGTTTTCAGTTTTGTGTGATTGCATTAAGTTTATTCTCAATCATCGTAACTTTAGGCGGAATGAAAGTAATTGGATATACAGATATGTTTCAGGTCATAGTATTGATTCTGGGTGGTTTGGTAACAACTTATTTAGCATTAACCTTATTATCAGAGCAGTTTGGTTTTGGCAAAGACATACTTAAAGGACTTTCGATTATAGCTGACGAAGCTCCGGGACATTTACACATGATTCTGGACAAATCAAACCCACACTATACTGAATTACCCGGAATGTCTGTGTTGGTTGGAGGAATGCTGATCAATAATCTGGCATATTGGGGCTGTAACCAGTACATCGTTCAGAGGGCTTTGGGTGCTGATTTGAAAACAGCACGAAAAGGAATTTTATTTGCCGCTTTTTTAAAATTATTAGTACCTATTATTGCCGTTTTGCCTGGTATTGCCATGTATGTAATGCATCAAAACGGAATGTTTCAGCACGAAATGGTAGACGCTGCCGGAGTTTTAAAACCGGATCACGCATACCCAACCTTAATGAATTTATTGCCTGCCGGATTAAAAGGAGTAGCACTGGCCGCCTTAACAGCAGCAATTGTAGCATCTTTGGCTGGTAAAGCCAATAGTATTTCGACCATTTTTTCTTTAGATATTTATAAAAAATATTTTAACCGTGAAGCATCAGAAAAAAAATTGGTGCTTACAGGAAGAGGCTGTGTAGTTATTTGTATGATAATTGCAGCTGTTGTAGCACCTCAGTTAAAATCATTAGATCAGGCATATCAGTTTATACAGGAATATGTTGGTTTCTTCTCGCCTGGTGTTTTGGCTATCTTTTTATTGGGAATGTTCTGGAAGAAAACCACACCAGCAGCAGGACTTGCCGGGGCATTATTTACAGTGCCTATTGCCGCAGTATTAAAATTTCTGCCAATGTGGACAAACGGTGCTTTTCCGGCTTATCCATTTTTAGACAGAATGACGATTTCTTTCTTTGCCATAGTACTATTAATGGTAACGATCAGTCTTATGAAACCGTCATCAGAAGAGCAGCTGAAATCTCATAATATAGAAGTAGATACAGCAATGTTCAAAGTATCTTCTGAATTTATCATCGGGTCATTTATTATTAGCGGAATTCTGGTAGCATTGTATACCGTATTTTGGTAA
- a CDS encoding glycoside hydrolase family 2 TIM barrel-domain containing protein, with translation MQKIKTKIFLFGLLVIFVSGAVGQEKDRNDWENPEVFQINREPARASFLPYADEPSAISDKYENSPWYFSLNGKWKFSWSPTPDQRPKDFYKTDFSTLHWNELQVPSNWELHGYGVPIYTNITYPFEKNPPFINHWDNPVGSYKRSFVLPDNWKGRHVYLHFEAGTSAMYIWVNGEKVGYTENTKSPAEFDISKYLKPGKNDLAVEVYRWSDGSYLEDQDFWRLSGIDRNVYLYSTNDIRIADFFAKPDLDSNYKNGSLNVEVSLKNLTSSAINNQKLTARLVDASGATVFVKELPVNFAANKTQTVNFSQKVSAPKLWSSENPNLYTLVLTLKNAKGNIVETTSTQIGFRKVELKGGQLLVNGVRLMVHGVNIHEHNPETGHYQDEATMMKDIKMMKQLNINSVRCSHYPNNILWVKLCNKYGLFLVDEANIESHGMGVEGQPLKWMNPKTNLGYLPEWREAHLDRIYSLVERDKNAPSVIIWSLGNESANGPVFHEAYKWIKKRDNTRLVQFEQAKENENTDIVCPMYPTIEYMKEYAARKEVTRPYIMCEYSHAMGNSSGNFQEYWDIIRGSKNMQGGFIWDWVDQGFKMKDEAGREYWTYGGDMGSQNYLNDENFCHNGLVFPDRTPHPGAFEVKKVYQDILFKAVDIKNGIIEINNDFGFTNLNKYNFRYEVLENGKVIKEGTFNIALDPKTKKQFKIDLPKLESKEGTEYLLNVFATTKTGSELLPENFEVAKEQFVIEDGNYFTKSEKVNTAKVQDEKEEFVLTSDDTTVKISKKTGLISYYSLKGEEYFKEFPEPNFWRAPTDNDIGNKMQIRTNVWRTAGKNMSLESIQQIEEAGKNYIVAKLKLNDVASHYTIRYALGIDGALEIQASYKKGNNPVPELPRFGMIFTLKNTLENLDYYGRGPLENYPDRKTASLKGIYTSKVADQYVPYTRPQENGYKTDVRWFTLSGNNGKGLEIKGLQPLAISTLNNYPADFDGGISKKNIHSSDITPREEVVVCVDLTQRGLGGDNSWGLPPHPQYQLTQDEYSYGFVIKPIK, from the coding sequence ATGCAAAAAATCAAAACGAAAATATTTTTGTTTGGTCTGTTAGTGATTTTTGTTTCAGGTGCTGTAGGACAGGAAAAAGACAGAAATGACTGGGAGAATCCAGAGGTGTTTCAGATTAACAGAGAACCGGCACGAGCGTCTTTTCTCCCTTATGCAGACGAACCATCTGCCATAAGTGATAAATATGAAAATTCACCATGGTATTTTTCCCTGAATGGTAAATGGAAATTTTCCTGGTCCCCAACACCCGATCAAAGACCAAAAGACTTTTACAAAACAGATTTCAGCACGCTGCACTGGAACGAGCTTCAGGTGCCATCCAACTGGGAACTGCACGGTTATGGTGTGCCAATTTATACCAATATTACGTATCCTTTCGAAAAAAATCCGCCATTTATCAATCATTGGGATAATCCGGTAGGTTCTTATAAAAGAAGTTTTGTACTTCCTGATAACTGGAAAGGAAGACATGTATATCTTCATTTTGAAGCAGGAACGTCAGCAATGTATATTTGGGTAAACGGTGAAAAAGTAGGATATACGGAAAACACTAAAAGTCCGGCCGAATTTGATATTTCGAAATACCTGAAACCAGGCAAAAATGATCTTGCTGTTGAAGTTTACAGATGGAGTGATGGTTCTTATCTGGAAGATCAGGATTTCTGGAGGCTTTCCGGTATAGACAGAAATGTGTATTTGTATAGTACCAATGATATTCGAATTGCCGATTTTTTTGCAAAACCTGATTTAGATTCCAATTACAAAAATGGAAGCCTGAATGTTGAAGTAAGTTTAAAAAATCTGACTTCTTCGGCTATAAACAATCAAAAACTAACTGCCAGACTGGTTGATGCATCTGGCGCAACTGTTTTCGTTAAAGAATTGCCAGTAAATTTTGCTGCAAATAAAACCCAGACAGTAAATTTTTCTCAAAAAGTTTCAGCTCCAAAATTATGGAGCAGCGAAAATCCTAACTTGTACACTTTAGTTTTGACGCTTAAAAATGCAAAAGGCAATATTGTAGAGACAACTTCTACCCAGATTGGCTTTAGAAAAGTAGAATTAAAAGGAGGACAATTATTGGTTAACGGAGTCAGATTAATGGTTCATGGAGTTAACATTCATGAACACAATCCTGAAACCGGACATTATCAGGATGAAGCGACTATGATGAAAGATATTAAGATGATGAAGCAGCTTAATATCAATTCGGTTCGCTGTAGCCATTATCCAAATAATATTTTGTGGGTAAAACTTTGTAACAAATACGGCTTATTTCTGGTGGATGAAGCCAATATAGAAAGTCACGGAATGGGAGTTGAAGGACAGCCTCTAAAGTGGATGAACCCAAAAACGAATCTGGGCTATCTTCCGGAATGGAGAGAAGCTCATCTGGACAGAATTTATAGTCTTGTAGAAAGAGATAAAAATGCTCCATCGGTAATTATCTGGTCATTAGGAAACGAAAGTGCCAACGGACCTGTATTTCACGAAGCATACAAATGGATAAAAAAGAGAGACAATACCCGTTTGGTTCAGTTTGAACAGGCTAAAGAAAATGAAAATACCGATATTGTCTGTCCAATGTATCCAACAATAGAATACATGAAGGAATATGCGGCACGTAAAGAAGTTACACGCCCGTATATCATGTGTGAGTATTCGCATGCGATGGGTAACAGCAGCGGAAATTTTCAGGAATACTGGGATATTATCCGCGGAAGCAAAAACATGCAGGGCGGTTTTATCTGGGACTGGGTAGATCAGGGTTTCAAAATGAAAGATGAAGCAGGCCGCGAATACTGGACTTATGGAGGAGACATGGGCAGCCAGAATTATCTCAATGACGAAAATTTCTGCCATAATGGATTGGTATTTCCAGACAGAACGCCGCATCCGGGAGCTTTTGAAGTGAAAAAAGTCTATCAGGATATTTTATTTAAAGCCGTTGATATCAAAAACGGAATCATTGAAATTAATAACGACTTCGGATTCACAAATCTGAACAAATACAATTTTAGATATGAAGTTTTAGAAAACGGAAAAGTAATTAAAGAAGGAACTTTCAATATAGCTTTAGATCCTAAAACGAAAAAACAATTTAAAATTGATTTACCAAAATTAGAATCAAAAGAAGGAACTGAATATTTATTGAATGTTTTTGCTACAACTAAAACAGGTTCAGAATTATTGCCAGAGAATTTTGAAGTTGCCAAAGAGCAATTTGTTATCGAAGACGGGAACTACTTTACAAAATCTGAAAAAGTAAATACGGCAAAAGTTCAGGATGAAAAAGAGGAGTTTGTTTTGACTTCAGATGATACTACAGTTAAAATCAGCAAGAAAACCGGATTGATTTCATATTACAGTTTAAAAGGCGAAGAATATTTTAAAGAATTTCCTGAACCAAATTTCTGGAGGGCACCAACCGATAATGATATCGGAAATAAAATGCAGATTCGAACGAATGTCTGGAGAACTGCCGGAAAAAATATGTCGTTAGAAAGCATTCAGCAAATTGAAGAAGCCGGAAAAAACTATATCGTTGCGAAATTAAAACTGAACGACGTTGCATCGCATTACACGATCAGATATGCATTAGGGATTGATGGGGCTTTAGAGATTCAGGCATCTTATAAAAAAGGAAATAATCCGGTTCCGGAGTTGCCGCGTTTCGGGATGATTTTCACTTTGAAAAATACTTTAGAAAACCTGGATTATTACGGAAGGGGACCTTTAGAAAATTATCCTGACAGAAAAACGGCATCGCTAAAAGGAATTTATACGAGTAAAGTTGCAGATCAATACGTGCCTTACACACGACCACAGGAAAACGGATATAAAACTGATGTTCGCTGGTTTACACTTTCAGGTAATAATGGAAAAGGCCTCGAAATAAAAGGGCTTCAGCCTTTGGCAATCAGTACACTGAATAATTATCCTGCTGATTTTGATGGCGGAATTTCTAAAAAGAATATTCACTCCAGCGATATTACGCCAAGAGAAGAAGTTGTGGTTTGTGTTGACTTAACACAGAGAGGGTTAGGAGGTGATAACAGTTGGGGATTGCCACCGCATCCACAATACCAGCTGACACAAGATGAATATAGTTACGGTTTTGTTATTAAGCCAATAAAATAA
- a CDS encoding hybrid sensor histidine kinase/response regulator — protein MRKNSFILLLSFLFFYYAHSQNIKFTHYNDNNGLSHNSVRHIVQDKKGFLWFGTFFGLNRFDGYQFKNYLSSSPGNNRLYNDDITALRLDESSNHLWIGTRKGLTLFKMDTHAFVTFLPKKNDPNSIPEGEIRSVYVDKFKRVWVGTKNQGLYMFFLKENRFEKIPIKGFDYVKEIFEDKKGNIWVGSYDKGSVAKITLDSKGAIIRMNNYTLSVPHSNEKNPYINFIYEDAKADIFVGTRRGLYKLNKKNDEFVNLYIENKEIRGSLGPYFLSVAKAPDGKYWVGTLGGLLVCKQLEDIQKGDYKWYYSILSDDTSIVDNLVSALYFDRSGVLWIGTEDGLDKFDPYENQFTLNKDISRYIGNQAPRIRGFSKTYDGKVIVATSHNGLFISSAKGFVPLYNKSIDISSIYSEDGKTFYCGLWDGRLMVYNYTVNASQEVNLGFDTSPIFAFGKIGTESLMIGSFGEGAVILNTKTLQVQTSKGKLLPGYQINSIEKDSQNNVWFATETGVVKYNPVSNKLETYKSLSKRENSMTNEDNVSDIMIDKKGKIWASTRFGLCIYDAKKNTFTTIKNFKETSGIWITDMLSDANGNLWLNINNNSIAWVKSDLKDINIYHVNSGNRLDVFSSSGFFNFNNSTIFLGGKNGIITFSTKNMKRNNWSPEPVISEFKIQNEEILPEMEINGDIPLSQDLNYAKKVELSYKNRNFSLQFSTPSFANEKLNKFQYMLEGFDKQWITANSNSRTVQYTNLYPGKYIFKIKSSNSDGHWSKEVSYEIRILPPFWLTPISFLLIFIALFFIFYFIRKEIKNRIRLKQELLTEKVNREHDIKLNNEKLRFFTNISHELRTPLTLILGPAKQLLDENTNASDYEKSRYNLIYQNASRLLNLVNQVLDFRKAQSGELKLKVTKTDILSYSKNIFDSFKEMAFNKKIKLNFIAEAEAIEGWIDNDKYDKILYNLLSNALKFTNKYGNVDLFIRLKNNTDEILVIEVIDDGIGIPPKSQEKIFKRFYQASNSKAHNTGSGIGLSLVKSLVAIHKGSISVESALGKGSAFRVEIPIDRVSYETKEVFEYALKNDNLSMLIPEKAAKKTIQNTELKQKILVIEDNTELRKYLVDFLSDYYKVYDAENGEEGLKICRQIKPILCVADVMMPVMDGLEFCKELKNDEFISHIPVVLLTALGENVDKVKGYEIGADGYLVKPFEPTLLKSVIENVIKSRLDLKAKFSGEVESKVSLLTHSPIDEEFMEKITALINDNLSELDLSTEFLCDKLGVSSSKLYRKIKELTDLAPNEFIRTIRLKKSAELLKTKKYNVSEVTNMIGFNDPLYFSRCFKKQFGFPPSKLIN, from the coding sequence ATGAGAAAAAATTCTTTCATACTACTTCTCAGCTTCCTCTTTTTTTATTATGCACATTCGCAGAATATAAAATTCACACATTATAATGACAACAATGGATTGTCTCATAATTCTGTTCGGCATATAGTGCAGGATAAAAAAGGCTTTTTGTGGTTTGGAACTTTTTTTGGGTTAAACCGATTCGATGGTTATCAGTTCAAAAACTACCTGAGTTCATCACCCGGTAATAACAGATTGTATAATGACGACATAACGGCGCTAAGATTAGATGAATCTTCGAATCATTTATGGATCGGAACCAGAAAAGGACTCACGCTTTTTAAAATGGATACTCATGCTTTTGTGACTTTCCTGCCTAAAAAAAATGACCCAAACAGTATTCCCGAAGGCGAAATCAGGTCTGTGTATGTTGATAAGTTCAAAAGAGTGTGGGTAGGGACTAAAAATCAGGGACTCTACATGTTCTTTTTGAAAGAAAACAGATTTGAAAAAATCCCAATTAAAGGTTTTGACTACGTAAAAGAAATATTTGAAGACAAAAAGGGAAATATCTGGGTTGGAAGTTATGATAAAGGATCTGTTGCCAAAATTACTTTAGATAGCAAAGGAGCTATTATAAGAATGAACAACTACACACTTTCGGTACCACATTCGAATGAGAAAAACCCATACATCAATTTTATTTATGAAGATGCTAAAGCAGACATATTTGTCGGAACACGAAGAGGACTATATAAATTAAATAAGAAAAACGATGAATTTGTAAATTTATATATTGAAAATAAAGAAATCAGAGGGAGCTTAGGACCTTATTTTTTATCGGTTGCCAAAGCCCCGGATGGTAAATATTGGGTAGGAACACTTGGCGGATTGTTAGTTTGTAAACAATTGGAAGACATTCAGAAAGGCGATTATAAATGGTATTATTCTATATTGTCTGATGATACTTCTATCGTTGATAATTTGGTTTCGGCCCTGTATTTTGATCGCTCAGGCGTTTTGTGGATTGGTACTGAAGACGGACTTGACAAATTTGATCCGTATGAAAACCAATTTACACTCAATAAAGATATTTCCCGTTACATCGGTAATCAGGCGCCCCGAATAAGAGGTTTTTCCAAAACGTATGACGGAAAAGTAATTGTTGCAACGAGTCATAACGGACTTTTTATTTCAAGTGCAAAAGGTTTTGTGCCCTTATACAACAAATCGATTGATATATCCAGCATTTATTCTGAAGATGGCAAAACTTTTTATTGCGGACTCTGGGATGGCAGATTGATGGTGTATAATTACACTGTCAATGCATCACAAGAGGTGAATCTTGGTTTTGACACTTCGCCAATATTTGCTTTTGGAAAAATTGGAACAGAATCTTTGATGATAGGTTCATTTGGTGAAGGAGCAGTTATATTAAATACAAAAACACTTCAGGTTCAGACTTCGAAAGGAAAATTATTGCCTGGTTACCAAATCAACTCAATTGAAAAAGATTCTCAAAATAACGTGTGGTTTGCTACAGAAACGGGTGTTGTAAAATACAATCCTGTTTCAAATAAATTAGAAACCTACAAATCCCTTTCTAAAAGGGAAAATAGTATGACTAACGAAGATAACGTTAGTGATATTATGATTGACAAGAAAGGTAAAATATGGGCTTCAACACGTTTTGGATTATGTATCTATGATGCTAAAAAGAACACATTTACAACCATAAAAAACTTTAAGGAAACTTCCGGTATATGGATTACAGATATGTTATCTGATGCAAACGGAAATTTATGGCTCAATATCAACAATAATAGTATTGCCTGGGTAAAGTCTGATCTGAAAGACATCAATATTTATCATGTAAACAGTGGTAACAGGCTGGATGTTTTTAGTTCAAGCGGCTTTTTCAATTTTAATAATTCAACAATTTTTCTTGGTGGTAAAAATGGTATCATTACATTTTCAACAAAAAACATGAAGAGAAACAACTGGTCGCCAGAACCTGTTATCAGCGAATTCAAGATTCAGAATGAAGAGATTCTTCCTGAAATGGAAATTAATGGAGACATTCCGCTTTCACAGGATTTAAATTATGCGAAAAAAGTAGAACTGAGTTACAAAAACCGTAACTTCTCTCTTCAGTTTTCTACACCTTCGTTTGCCAATGAAAAACTAAATAAATTTCAGTATATGCTGGAAGGTTTTGACAAGCAATGGATTACGGCAAACAGTAACTCAAGAACAGTTCAGTATACCAATCTCTATCCCGGAAAATATATTTTCAAAATAAAATCCAGTAACAGCGATGGTCATTGGAGCAAAGAGGTTTCCTATGAAATCAGGATACTGCCGCCGTTTTGGTTAACGCCAATATCTTTCTTACTGATTTTTATAGCATTGTTTTTCATTTTTTATTTTATAAGAAAGGAAATAAAAAACCGTATCCGTCTGAAACAGGAACTGCTTACCGAAAAAGTAAACAGGGAACATGATATTAAACTGAATAACGAAAAACTTCGATTTTTCACTAACATTTCGCACGAACTAAGAACACCGTTAACGCTTATTTTAGGTCCGGCTAAGCAATTACTGGACGAAAACACTAATGCCAGCGATTATGAAAAAAGCAGGTATAATCTTATTTATCAAAATGCCAGCAGGCTTTTAAATCTGGTAAATCAGGTTCTTGATTTTAGAAAAGCTCAGTCTGGCGAATTAAAGCTTAAGGTTACAAAAACGGATATTTTAAGCTATTCGAAAAACATTTTTGATTCTTTCAAAGAAATGGCTTTCAACAAAAAAATCAAGTTGAATTTTATTGCCGAAGCAGAAGCTATTGAAGGCTGGATTGACAATGACAAGTATGACAAAATCCTGTACAATCTGTTATCCAATGCTTTGAAGTTTACCAATAAATACGGAAACGTAGATCTATTCATCAGGCTAAAAAACAATACGGATGAAATTCTGGTTATTGAAGTGATAGATGATGGTATCGGAATCCCGCCGAAAAGCCAGGAAAAAATTTTCAAACGATTTTATCAGGCTTCTAATAGTAAGGCACATAATACGGGATCTGGTATTGGTTTATCATTGGTAAAATCATTAGTAGCCATTCATAAAGGATCTATTAGTGTAGAAAGTGCGCTCGGAAAAGGAAGTGCCTTCAGGGTTGAAATTCCGATTGACCGTGTTTCTTATGAAACGAAGGAAGTTTTTGAATATGCTTTGAAAAATGATAATCTAAGCATGCTGATTCCGGAAAAAGCAGCAAAGAAAACAATTCAGAATACAGAACTGAAACAAAAAATACTGGTTATTGAGGATAATACTGAACTTAGAAAGTATCTGGTAGACTTTTTATCCGATTATTACAAAGTGTATGATGCCGAAAATGGAGAGGAAGGTCTTAAAATTTGCCGCCAAATTAAACCAATCTTATGCGTTGCCGATGTAATGATGCCGGTTATGGACGGACTCGAATTTTGTAAAGAGCTAAAGAATGATGAGTTTATCAGCCATATTCCGGTTGTACTGCTTACCGCACTTGGCGAAAATGTCGATAAGGTTAAAGGATACGAAATTGGGGCTGATGGTTATCTGGTAAAACCTTTTGAACCTACATTACTGAAATCGGTTATAGAAAATGTTATTAAATCACGATTAGACCTTAAAGCAAAATTTTCCGGAGAAGTAGAAAGCAAAGTAAGCTTACTTACACATTCACCAATTGACGAAGAGTTTATGGAAAAAATTACTGCTTTAATTAATGATAATCTTAGTGAATTAGATTTGTCAACAGAATTTTTGTGTGACAAACTAGGCGTAAGTTCGTCTAAATTGTACCGAAAAATCAAAGAACTGACCGATCTCGCTCCAAATGAATTTATTCGTACCATTCGTTTAAAAAAATCAGCCGAACTTTTAAAAACAAAGAAATACAACGTTTCTGAAGTCACGAATATGATTGGATTCAATGATCCGTTATATTTCAGCAGATGCTTTAAAAAGCAGTTTGGTTTTCCTCCAAGTAAACTTATCAATTAA
- a CDS encoding acyltransferase family protein yields the protein MNKITTNNRLISLDVLRGFVMFWIMSGEHIIHALAKAAPIPVFVWMSSQMHHTDWDGITFYDMIFPVFLFVAGVSMPYSFDKKIKLAGVTEASELPSKEKKKIYLSMLKRTCILVFLGFVVNGLLRFDGYEQTRFASVLGRIGIAWFFAGLIYLNFDLKKQIIWFAAILIGYYLAMKLIPVPGFGAGNLTAEGSLEGYIDRLFLPGRLHSKVYDPEGIFSTIPAVSTALLGVFLGTFLKSEHAYYTIKNKIVIMTGSAIVLIIIGLLWDFDFPINKHLWTSSFVCFVGGFSILFFLFFYILIDVLGFKKWAFPLLLIGSNSILIYMASEGMVNFKHTADYVFGGLIKFGSLVWQPVFATMSVTFVQLILLYFLYKKKWFLKI from the coding sequence ATGAACAAAATTACTACAAATAACAGATTAATTTCTTTAGACGTTCTAAGAGGATTTGTTATGTTTTGGATTATGAGCGGCGAACATATTATTCACGCTTTGGCCAAAGCTGCCCCAATTCCGGTTTTTGTATGGATGTCCTCACAAATGCATCATACAGACTGGGATGGTATTACATTTTATGATATGATCTTCCCTGTTTTTTTATTCGTTGCAGGGGTTTCAATGCCGTATTCCTTCGATAAAAAAATCAAGCTGGCAGGAGTGACGGAGGCAAGTGAACTTCCATCAAAAGAAAAGAAAAAAATATACCTGTCCATGCTGAAAAGGACTTGCATTCTGGTATTCCTTGGATTTGTAGTCAACGGATTATTGCGTTTTGATGGATATGAGCAAACGCGTTTTGCCAGTGTATTAGGGCGCATCGGGATCGCCTGGTTTTTTGCAGGACTGATTTATTTAAACTTTGATTTGAAGAAACAAATCATCTGGTTTGCAGCAATTCTGATTGGTTATTATTTAGCCATGAAATTAATACCAGTTCCGGGATTCGGTGCAGGCAATTTAACAGCAGAGGGTTCACTGGAAGGATATATTGACCGACTTTTTCTTCCGGGAAGGCTGCATAGTAAGGTATATGACCCTGAAGGGATATTCTCGACAATACCGGCTGTTTCAACGGCTTTGTTGGGAGTGTTTTTAGGAACGTTTTTAAAATCAGAACACGCTTATTATACCATAAAAAACAAAATAGTAATCATGACCGGTTCAGCTATTGTGCTGATTATAATAGGTCTTCTTTGGGATTTTGATTTCCCAATTAACAAGCACTTATGGACAAGCTCGTTTGTTTGTTTTGTTGGTGGCTTCAGTATTTTGTTTTTCCTGTTTTTTTATATACTAATAGATGTATTAGGTTTTAAAAAATGGGCATTTCCACTCCTTTTAATTGGTTCAAATTCTATTTTAATTTATATGGCTTCTGAAGGTATGGTTAATTTTAAGCATACTGCAGATTATGTATTTGGAGGACTTATTAAATTTGGATCACTTGTATGGCAGCCCGTATTTGCAACCATGTCAGTAACATTTGTACAGCTCATTTTACTTTACTTTTTATATAAGAAAAAATGGTTTTTAAAAATTTAA